From a region of the Micropterus dolomieu isolate WLL.071019.BEF.003 ecotype Adirondacks linkage group LG21, ASM2129224v1, whole genome shotgun sequence genome:
- the LOC123960361 gene encoding butyrophilin subfamily 1 member A1-like produces the protein MSVVLCVCRLSGCHITDEGCASLASALSSNHFHLRELDLRYNHPGDSGVKLLSAGLADQHRKQKILRVEPGGVQWLRPGLKKYSCELTVDTNTVHRNIKLSDNNRKATYVDEDQSYPDHPDRFDKWPQLLCTNGLTGRCYWEVEYTGRVKISVSYRGIRRRGARDDGVFGENDQSWSLRCSGDDAYSVWHNRNAASPPPCLLGEQHQEHHEAEQADKRLCDPLQPLQMDMERRMLH, from the exons atgtctgttgttttgtgtgtttgcaggctgTCAGGCTGTCACATCACAGATGaaggctgtgcttctctggcctcagctctgagctCCAACCACTTCCATCTGAGAGAGTTGGACCTGAGGTACAATCATCCTGGAgactcaggagtgaagctgctgtctgctggactggctgatcaacacaggaaacaaaaaatCCTAAG gGTGGAACCTGGTGGAGTCCAATGGTTAAGACCTGGTCTGAAgaagt attccTGTGAACTCACAgtcgacacaaacacagtacacagaaacatcaaactgtctgacaacaacaggaaggcAACGTATGTGGATGAAGATCAGTcatatcctgatcatccagaCAGATTTGACAAGTGGCCTCAGCTGCTTTGTACAAATGGTCTGACTggtcgctgttactgggaggttGAGTATACAGGAAGAGTCAAAATATCAGTGAGTTACAGAGGAATCAGAAGGAGAGGAGCCAGAGATGACGGTGTGTTTGGAGAGAATGatcagtcctggagtctgagGTGCTCTGGTGATGATGCTTACTCAGTGTGGCACAATAGGAATGcagcttcccccccccc CTGTCTGCTGGGGGAGCAGCATCAGGAGCATCATGAAGCTGAACAAGCTGATAAGAGGCTCTGTGATCCCCTGCAGCCTCTGCAGATGGATATGGAGAGAAGGATGCTGCACTAA
- the LOC123960204 gene encoding stonustoxin subunit beta-like — translation MEGCASLASALSSNPSHLRELDLSYNHPGDSGVKLLSAGQDPHWRLETLRVEPAGVRWLRPGLRKYSCELTLDTNTVNRRIKLSDNNRKAINMEKNLSYPDHPDRFDWCPQLLCTNSLTGRCYWEVEKRGRAKISVSYRGIRRTGDRDDCVFGMNDQSWSLVCSDVGYSVWHNKSATSPPSSFTSFPHSASSPSSSSSVSDRVAVYVDCPAGTLSFYRVSSDTLIHLHTFNTTFTEPLYPGFGFRSWSRLESSVSLCSL, via the exons aTGGAAGgttgtgcttctctggcctcagctctgagctccaacccctcccatctgagagagttGGACCTGAGCTACAATCATCCGGGAGACTCAGGAGTGAAGTTACTGTCTGCTGGACAGGATCCACACTGGAGACTGGAAACTCTCAG GGTGGAGCCTGCTGGAGTCCGATGGTTGAGACCAGGTCtgaggaagt attcctgtgaactcacacttgacacaaacacagttaacAGAAGGATTaaactgtctgacaacaacaggaaggcAATAAATATGGAGAAAAATCTGTCATATCCTGATCATCCTGACAGGTTTGACTGGTGTCCTCAGCTGCTGTGTACAAATAGTCTGACTggtcgctgttactgggaggtggagaagagaggaagagctAAAATATCAGTGAGTTACAGAGGAATCAGAAGGACAGGAGACAGAGATGACTGTGTGTTTGGAATGAATGATCAGTCCTGGAGTCTGGTCTGCTCTGATGTTGGTtactctgtctggcacaataagAGTGCAAcatcccctccctcctccttcacATCCTTCCCCCACTCCgcttcctccccttcctcctcctcctctgtctctgacagagtagcagtgtatgtggactgtcctgctggcactctgtctttctacagagtctcctctgacacactgatccacctccacaccttcaacaccacattcactgaacctctttatcctggCTTTGGGTTCAGGTCCTGGAGCAGGTTGGAgtcctcagtgtctctgtgttcccTGTAG
- the LOC123960362 gene encoding NLR family CARD domain-containing protein 3-like has product MTKGVAGIGKTVLTQKFTLDWAEDKANQDIQFTFPFTFRELNVLKEKKYSLVELVHHFFPETKEAGICSFEEFQVVFIFDGLDECRLPLDFHNNEVLTDVTESTSVDVLLTNLIRGNLLPSARLWITTRPAAANQIPPECVDMVTEVRGFTDPQKE; this is encoded by the coding sequence atgacaaagggagtggctggcattgggaaaacagtcttaacgcagaagttcactctggactgggctgaagacaaagccaaccaggacatacagttcacatttccattcactttcagagagctgaatgtgctgaaagagaaaaagtacagcttggTGGAACTTGTTCATCACTTCTTTCCTGAAACCAAAGAAGCAGGAATCTGCAGCTTTGAAGAGTTCCAGGTTGTCTTCATCTTTGACGGTCTGGATGAGTGTCGACTTCCTCTGGACTTCCACAACAATGAGGTCCTGACTGATGTtacagagtccacctcagtggatgtgctgctgacaaacctcatcagggGGAACCTGCTTCCATCTGCTCGCCTCTGGATAACCACACggcctgcagcagccaatcagatccctcctgagtgtgttgacatggtgacagaggtcagagggttcACTGACCCACAGAAGGAG